A single region of the Massilia sp. erpn genome encodes:
- a CDS encoding flagellar hook capping FlgD N-terminal domain-containing protein: METNLFSNAANAATNTQQGGGAPVAASGMSANQEMFTKLLVAQIKNQDPLSPSDPAQFVQQLTQLSQTEALNNMAKLTSANASVLQSMQVLALGGQVGSDVMVNSETVKLDGAKVKGELTLDAASSKTTLVLTGSDGVEHPVQLGSMSPGVMPFSIDPGALGLPAGTYKMKVVTSSGEQPPLDIAGRLNSVRLGANGNVVLNVGNVGEVASTAITAFNGKSATTSATKI, from the coding sequence ATGGAAACCAATCTGTTCAGCAACGCGGCCAATGCGGCCACCAACACCCAGCAGGGCGGCGGTGCGCCTGTCGCCGCTTCCGGCATGAGCGCCAACCAGGAAATGTTCACCAAGCTGCTGGTGGCCCAGATCAAGAACCAGGATCCGCTCTCGCCCAGCGATCCGGCCCAGTTCGTGCAGCAGCTGACCCAGCTGTCGCAAACCGAAGCGCTCAACAATATGGCCAAGCTCACCAGCGCCAATGCCAGCGTACTGCAAAGCATGCAAGTGCTGGCCCTGGGTGGCCAGGTCGGCTCGGACGTCATGGTGAATAGCGAGACCGTCAAGCTGGACGGCGCCAAAGTCAAAGGCGAGCTGACCTTGGATGCGGCCAGCAGCAAGACCACCCTGGTTCTGACCGGCAGCGATGGTGTCGAGCATCCCGTGCAGCTCGGCTCCATGAGCCCGGGCGTGATGCCCTTCTCCATCGATCCGGGCGCGCTCGGCCTGCCGGCCGGCACCTATAAGATGAAAGTTGTCACCAGTAGCGGCGAGCAGCCGCCGCTCGATATTGCCGGCCGCCTCAACAGCGTGCGCCTGGGCGCCAATGGCAATGTCGTGCTGAATGTCGGCAATGTGGGCGAAGTCGCTTCCACCGCCATCACCGCGTTTAACGGCAAGTCCGCCACCACTTCCGCTACCAAGATCTAA
- the flgC gene encoding flagellar basal body rod protein FlgC, with translation MSFKDISQIAGSAMAAQTVRLNTVASNLANADSVAGSEAETYRARKPVFAAVMNEGFNGAAGGRVQVLDVVESAEALRKVHDPGNPLANAEGMVFYPNVNQVAEMTDMMSASRAFETNVEVLGRIRGMQQSLLKLGEG, from the coding sequence ATGAGCTTCAAGGACATCTCCCAGATTGCCGGCTCGGCCATGGCGGCCCAGACCGTGCGCCTGAACACGGTCGCCTCGAACCTGGCCAATGCCGATTCGGTGGCCGGCAGCGAGGCCGAGACCTACCGCGCCCGCAAACCGGTGTTTGCCGCCGTCATGAACGAAGGCTTCAACGGCGCCGCCGGCGGCCGCGTGCAAGTGCTGGACGTGGTGGAAAGCGCCGAGGCGCTGCGCAAAGTACATGACCCGGGCAACCCGCTGGCCAATGCCGAGGGCATGGTGTTCTACCCCAACGTGAACCAGGTGGCCGAGATGACCGATATGATGTCGGCCTCGCGCGCCTTCGAGACCAATGTCGAAGTGCTGGGCCGCATCCGCGGCATGCAGCAATCCCTCCTGAAACTCGGCGAAGGCTAA
- the flgB gene encoding flagellar basal body rod protein FlgB, with the protein MGINFKDAVGLHSDALQLRAERTRILASNIANENTPGYQAQDMDFASSLARVQAEADGELTLSGDDAALYRVPYHPSKDGNTVEIGVEQAAFSQNATDFQTSLTFVNMKLRGLAKAINGQG; encoded by the coding sequence ATGGGCATCAATTTCAAAGACGCGGTCGGCCTGCACAGCGACGCGCTCCAACTGCGAGCGGAACGCACCCGCATCCTGGCCTCCAATATTGCCAACGAGAACACACCGGGCTATCAGGCCCAGGACATGGATTTCGCTTCTTCCCTGGCCCGCGTGCAGGCCGAAGCCGATGGCGAACTGACCCTCTCGGGCGATGACGCAGCGCTGTACCGCGTGCCCTACCACCCGAGCAAGGATGGCAACACGGTCGAGATCGGCGTCGAGCAAGCCGCCTTCTCGCAAAACGCCACCGATTTCCAGACCAGCCTGACCTTCGTCAATATGAAGCTGCGCGGCCTGGCCAAAGCCATCAACGGACAAGGATAA